Below is a genomic region from Trichomycterus rosablanca isolate fTriRos1 chromosome 15, fTriRos1.hap1, whole genome shotgun sequence.
GGTATTGGACAGGCCGGCGTTGTCTGACTTGAGCACCTTGACCTTGTCCTCCAGACGCGAGATACGCTCTAGCTTTCTTCGCCGGCATTTGGTGGCCGCCATCCTGTTGCGCAGGCGTTTGCGCTCCGCTTTGATGTGCTCCTGCTCCTCCAAATCGACAGGTGAGGTCGGGGGTGAGGTCTCGGCGCAGGCCGGGTGCACGTCGGGGACGATCTGGGGCTCCTCCTTGAGCGCGGCAAGTCTGGGTGCGTGCTGAAAGTGATGTTGGGATACGTGATGGTGCTGCTGATGATGATGCTGATGGTACTGGTGGTGATGAGGCAGGTAGCTGATAGTGGCGCTGGGATAGCTTGTGGGAGGTGGGACGCTAGTGTTAGGGGTGTTCAGGGTAGCGTAGACGGGCGTCTCTGGTTGCACCGAGCAGTTTGACATTCCATGTGCTCCAATTGACACGTTGGGTGGCGCAATCTGGTTCATCTTGTGCAAATCCTCAAGAGCCTT
It encodes:
- the junba gene encoding junB proto-oncogene, AP-1 transcription factor subunit a isoform X2, producing the protein MSTGFVEPYRSFKNDYYPVGSADASGSLRLASPELERLIAQSAGGVITSPTPGQCHLYGRSFNEDQEGFADGFVKALEDLHKMNQIAPPNVSIGAHGMSNCSVQPETPVYATLNTPNTSVPPPTSYPSATISYLPHHHQYHQHHHQQHHHVSQHHFQHAPRLAALKEEPQIVPDVHPACAETSPPTSPVDLEEQEHIKAERKRLRNRMAATKCRRRKLERISRLEDKVKVLKSDNAGLSNTASLLREQVAQLKQKVMTHVSSGCQLMLTPKIKSY
- the junba gene encoding junB proto-oncogene, AP-1 transcription factor subunit a isoform X1 produces the protein MSTKMEQPFYHDDSFLSGTSDAATLRDYKLLKQSMSTGFVEPYRSFKNDYYPVGSADASGSLRLASPELERLIAQSAGGVITSPTPGQCHLYGRSFNEDQEGFADGFVKALEDLHKMNQIAPPNVSIGAHGMSNCSVQPETPVYATLNTPNTSVPPPTSYPSATISYLPHHHQYHQHHHQQHHHVSQHHFQHAPRLAALKEEPQIVPDVHPACAETSPPTSPVDLEEQEHIKAERKRLRNRMAATKCRRRKLERISRLEDKVKVLKSDNAGLSNTASLLREQVAQLKQKVMTHVSSGCQLMLTPKIKSY